AGGCTGCGCGTTTTCGTCGAGCACCAGCGTCGACAGTCCCGCCTTGCCGGCAACGCTGGCCGCGGCAAGACCGGCTGGGCCGGCGCCGATGATGACAACATCGTATTGTTCTTTCGGTAATGGCAGAGCGGTCATGCCCTCGCCTCCCGCTTGCCGTGCTGGGTTTCAATCCGCATGCCGTGCTCGACGCGAATGAGACAGCCCTGACGGTTGCCAATGCCGTCCACCGTAACCAGGCAATCGAAACAGACGCCCATCATGCAGTAAGGCGCACGCATGGCACCGGAGACCGGCGTCTCCCGGCAGTGGCTGCGACCGGCCGCCAGCAGGGCCGCTGCGACACTGTCACCCTCGCGGGCATCAAAGGGTTCGCCGTCGATCGTCACCGCGACCGCGGCGCCCTGGGTATCAGGCAGCCTTTTGAACATGGAACCTCTGTGCCGAGAAGACCTGGGTTTGTTGAGCATCAAGGGAACCGCGCGCGATCATTGGCGCCAGGACATAAGCGTGAACCGCGGCAAGCGTGACGCCCGAATGGCAGCACGCAACGAATGCACCGGGGCATGTTTCCGACTGGTCATAGATCGGAAATCCATCCTGTGTCATGACGCGCAGGCACGACCAACTTCGTATGATGTTGACGTTGGCCAGAAACGGGAACGTGCGCTGCGCGCGATCGAGCATGACGGAGTTAATGGCAAAGTTCATACCTCCGTCGTCGGTTGAGTCCTCGTAGCTGTCGCCGATCATCACCGTGCCTTCGTCGGTCTGACGTAATGTGCCGATCGGATAGCGCATGAAGCGCTGCAGGCGCTCCGTGACCACGATCTGGCCGCGGCAGTTGAACTGCATCGGCGCGCTCAAGCCCACCATTGGCGCGAGATGGGCATTGGCGTTGCCGGCGGCGAGCACGATCTTGCCCGCCTCGATCTCGCCTCGCGACGTATGAATGCGAAATAGTCCGCTGTCATAGTCAATGCCGCCTACCCGATGGTTCGGCCGATAATCGATGCCGAGGCGATGATTGGCGAGATGAAAGGCGTGAAACAGACGCAGCGCATTGACGTGGCCGTCGAGCGGGCAAAAGCTCCCGCCGACCACGTCCTGCCCGATGCCGGGCAGCATCTTTTCGACTTCGCTGCGATCGAGCAGCGCGACCTCGTATTTTGCCACGCCCTCCTGAGCGTGGATTTGCCGCATCATTGCACGCCGCGCCTCCATCTCGCGCTCGGACAGGCAGATATTGAAACCGCCGGTTTGCTCGAGGCAGACGTCCAGCCCCGTCCGCTCCTTCAGCTCCGCCTCAAGCTGCGGCCAACTTTGCGTCGAGCGGATAGTCCAGCCGGTGTAGGCCGGCATGCCGAGACCTTTGCTCTGCACCCAGACCAGCGCGAAATTACCGCGCGAGGCGCGCTTGGCGATGTCGCCCTCATCGAGAACGACGACACGCTGACCGTCGCGCGCCAGACCAAAGGCGATGGCCGAGCCAAGCACTCCCCCGCCGACCACCGCAATGTCATAGTCCTTTGCCAAGTCCAACTCTCCTACGGCTCGTTGACGCCGCGGCCCGAC
The Pseudolabrys sp. FHR47 genome window above contains:
- a CDS encoding (2Fe-2S)-binding protein; translated protein: MFKRLPDTQGAAVAVTIDGEPFDAREGDSVAAALLAAGRSHCRETPVSGAMRAPYCMMGVCFDCLVTVDGIGNRQGCLIRVEHGMRIETQHGKREARA
- a CDS encoding FAD-binding oxidoreductase, translating into MAKDYDIAVVGGGVLGSAIAFGLARDGQRVVVLDEGDIAKRASRGNFALVWVQSKGLGMPAYTGWTIRSTQSWPQLEAELKERTGLDVCLEQTGGFNICLSEREMEARRAMMRQIHAQEGVAKYEVALLDRSEVEKMLPGIGQDVVGGSFCPLDGHVNALRLFHAFHLANHRLGIDYRPNHRVGGIDYDSGLFRIHTSRGEIEAGKIVLAAGNANAHLAPMVGLSAPMQFNCRGQIVVTERLQRFMRYPIGTLRQTDEGTVMIGDSYEDSTDDGGMNFAINSVMLDRAQRTFPFLANVNIIRSWSCLRVMTQDGFPIYDQSETCPGAFVACCHSGVTLAAVHAYVLAPMIARGSLDAQQTQVFSAQRFHVQKAA